The DNA window AGGAGATAGATGAAATGAGTGAAACTAATTTTTTACTAGAAGCATTTAAACAAACCAACGATCAACTAGCAGGCCATGGAAAGAGAAACGTCCAAATTCTAAAAGAAGCTTTGCAAGAAGTTGATGGACAACAAGAAAGCGACGTATATGGCAGTGGACAGATTATCGAAGAATTTCAAGCGAAAATGGCTACGTATTTAGGAAAAGAAACAGCTGTATTTTTCCCAAGTGGTACAATGGCACAGCAAATCGCGCTACGTATATGGTGTGATGAAAAAGGCTTGAAAAAAGTTGCTTATCATCCATTATGCCATTTAGAGATCCATGAGGAAGATGGCTTAAAGGAATTACATCACATCGAGTCTATTTTGCTAGCAGATAAAAGCAGATTAATAGAATTGGATGATGTGTTGAGTATGAAAGAGGAAGTTGCATCCATACTACTTGAATTACCTCAACGCGAGATAGGTGGACAGTTAGCAGATTTTGAAACGCTGGAATCCATTTCTAACTATTGCCGTCAAAGAGGCATTAAGTTGCATTTAGATGGAGCACGACTTCTGGAGGTTCTTCCATATTATCAAAAAACAGCTGCGGAAATTTGTAGACTTTTTGATAGCGTATATATTTCCTTTTACAAAGGAATCGGTGGAATTGCTGGAGCAATTCTTGCAGGTGATAAAGAGTTTACAGAGAAGTCGAAAGTATGGAAAAGACGGTACGGTGGAGATTTAATTAGCCTATATCCATATATTGTTAGCGCAAATTATTATTTTGATGAAAGATCTTCAAAAATGGAGAAGTACTACGAAGATGCGAAAGAGCTGGCTAAATTCTTCAACTCTTGTCATGCGGTTTCAACAATACCGATTGAACCCGTTTCAAATATGTTTCATGTTCATTTTCATGCACCGAAAGAGCGAATGGAATCTTTGCTAGTAGAGATATATAAGGAAACAAGTATTGGTTTAACAGGATACTTACGGGAAGTAACGAAGGATACGTGTTCTTACGAAGTAAGTATTGGAGATCAGTATGCCAAACTACTCGAAGAAAAAGTGAAACATGTCTTCCAGTTGCTTGATGAGAAAATGAAGAGTTCTGGTTACTAATTCTTTTCAAAAAACATGTCAACTATGAATAAAACCTAACCATTTGCACAAATTACTTTTCATGGAGGTGAATGTTCATGCCAAAAGATAAAAATGTGAGGAAGTCATTAGACCGAGAAGAATATGGTTTCGGACACGATCTTAGTCCAGATGATTTGGATGTAATAGGTCAAAATCAAAATGCGAAGAAAAATAACGATAATGAAAATAAAGGTAAACCCTCAAAGAAAGACAGCCCCTCAAGATTAAATATCTAATAGTATTTTGAATGTAAAAGTGCCCGTATGCGACCAATGACTAATTGTTCGCATACGGGCACTTTAATTTTTATTATGTTAAACGATATGGACGAAAATCCGCTCGTTTTTTGATGAAAAATAACATCAAGGTGATTCCGTTGCAGGCGGACGCTTTCCGCGGGCGGTCCGTGAGCCTCCTCGTCGCAAGCTCCTGCGGGGTCTCACCTGGACGCGCTTTTCCCGCTGGAGTCGCCGCCTTCCACTCCCATCACCATAAAATGAATAGGCTTTAAACTAAAAAAGAAGCGTGTTTCCTTTATAATAGAAGGAACTAATTTAGGTGATGTGCCTAGTGATTTCGAATCAAGTATTCCTTCACTTAAGCCCTTACATGGCACTGTACGATTTAATCGTGCCAAAAGATAATGCAGATGACCGGTGGGGCATAAGATAGAGGATTCTTCTTTCTTAGGCTTTAATACACATATTTCGATGATCGTTGAACGTATTATTACAGCAGCAGTGGTGACAACAGGCGAAAAAAGGACAGGCAATATCTACAAGAAGTAATTTAAAAAAGTAAGGAAACGGGCATGGAAGTGGAAACGGATATTGCCGATACAGCCTATTCATGAAAAGACAATTTTATTTATACAATCGAGTTAATTTCATATATAATACTTTGTCATTAAAATACGAACATTTATCACTTTGTTGATTGAAGCGACAGGCGGCGACTCCAGCGGGATGAGTGAGACAGATAAGACATCATAAACGCCGCTGAGCGGCGGTGATGGCTTATCGCTCACCCCGCGGAAAGCGTCCGCCTATAGCGGAAATCAACTATACTTTATTCCGTGTAAAAATATATATATTTCTTTATGTTTTATTCATGTAAATTGGAAATATGAAATTGATTCAAACAAAGAAAGCGCTATAAAATCGAAGCGGAAAATAGTGAATGGAAGAATTCTCACGGATACAATACAGCATCCTCTGCGGGTTTATTTGGCATTGAAATACGAGGTGCCACAACGATGTTCGCCGTTAATCTGAAACGGATTTTGAAATTGCTGAACGAAAAAGAGGAGAAATAGACAAAGAAATCCGGCACTTCCTGTTCGAAATTGGAACAAGAAGTGTCGGATTTTTGTTTAATAAGAATTTACTGTTTTAAAAACGTAAGTTTTTCAGTGGCCTAAATTAACAGAGCCTAATTTTAAAGGAATTTATCAAAAACTTTAACTAGTTCTTGTACTCCAAGGTAACCAAACATAATGAGACAACTTACTAACACAGCATTAGGAACCAATTTGTTTCTCGCTTCTACTTCTACCTTTTTAGAGTTTAATAGCAAAAGTAAAGACGCAGCTAAAAATGGCATAAATAATGCCCCTAAAGCACCATACAGGATAATAAGTTCAACTGGTTTACCAAAGTAAAACAAAATCATTGGTGGGAATGTAAGCCAGCATAAGTAAAAGCGATACGCAGGATCTTTTACAGATACTTCTTGTTTTCCTGGTAGTTTCTTTTTACGTACTGTTTTAACGAAGTCAGCAAACAGATAAGGAACTCCATTCCAAACGCCTAGAAGTG is part of the Psychrobacillus sp. FSL H8-0483 genome and encodes:
- a CDS encoding aminotransferase class I/II-fold pyridoxal phosphate-dependent enzyme is translated as MSETNFLLEAFKQTNDQLAGHGKRNVQILKEALQEVDGQQESDVYGSGQIIEEFQAKMATYLGKETAVFFPSGTMAQQIALRIWCDEKGLKKVAYHPLCHLEIHEEDGLKELHHIESILLADKSRLIELDDVLSMKEEVASILLELPQREIGGQLADFETLESISNYCRQRGIKLHLDGARLLEVLPYYQKTAAEICRLFDSVYISFYKGIGGIAGAILAGDKEFTEKSKVWKRRYGGDLISLYPYIVSANYYFDERSSKMEKYYEDAKELAKFFNSCHAVSTIPIEPVSNMFHVHFHAPKERMESLLVEIYKETSIGLTGYLREVTKDTCSYEVSIGDQYAKLLEEKVKHVFQLLDEKMKSSGY